Proteins from a single region of Apostichopus japonicus isolate 1M-3 chromosome 21, ASM3797524v1, whole genome shotgun sequence:
- the LOC139962716 gene encoding LYR motif-containing protein 2-like has translation MTTRLPPHALNLKKFLLRQQVIKLYRDAFKVIRTVEETNQKAELTLWTREEFKRNKMQTDEAAIKMLIMQGRQTLNEMQQAVNMAK, from the exons ATGACAACTAGATTACCACCACATGCGCTCAATTTGAAGAAG TTTCTCCTCAGACAGCAAGTGATTAAACTCTACAGGGATGCTTTCAAGGTTATTCGTACAGTAGAAGAAACCAATCAAAAGGCTGAACTGACACTCTGGACCAGAGAAGAGTTTAAAAGGAACAAAATGCAAACTGATGAG GCAGCaattaaaatgttaattatGCAAGGAAGGCAGACTCTGAATGAAATGCAGCAGGCTGTGAATATGGCTAAATGA